A window of Heterodontus francisci isolate sHetFra1 chromosome 2, sHetFra1.hap1, whole genome shotgun sequence genomic DNA:
AGAGAATCTTCATAAACAACGTGCAGGCCAAATAAGCTAATGGCTAATTTTCTAGAACATTCCATCCAGAACCAGCCAACTCAGTTTTCCACCGGATCAGATATTCATCAGGAAAATTCAATTCAGATCCAGAGTAGAAAGACTGGTTGATTTACACAAATCAGTGTTTCTCTCATACAAAAATCAGGATTCCAGAATTAAAAACTAAGCACAGGTGAAAAGCTTTCGCCAAGTGAAGTTAACGGTGGTTCAGCTGGTCGCACACTTACCCCCTGAGCTCCACTTTAAGGACGCCTGCAAgcctgacatgaaggccctaaatggtgactattgcacctgggagtcacgagctggtgaaagagggaaatggcgacacatcctgtggactggtgttcaCTACCACGGTGactagttgctacagcagcttagcaacaggcaccaacgtcacttggcagcttcacgtgcggcacttgtgtcAGAACTTGCCTCTCACGGATCgagcttcacagccatcagcaaaggtgcaccaagagaagacaccccacctcaaTGGATTGTTGGCTGCGTGTCCTtcgtctttcatagatggaaggataccaaccatCCCCCCTGAgtgagaaggtcatgggttcaagtgccGCTCCAGAGGCCTGAGCatgaaaatccaggctgacactgcagtgtaggactgagggagtgctgcactgtcagaagtgccatcttttggatgagatattaaaccatctgccctctcaggtggacagaaaagtcctATGGCATTTCGAAGAagagcggtgggggtggggggtgaggggggtgggtgttctccctggtttcctggtcaatatttatccatcaattaaCATCGCTAACAAAATacaagttatctggtcattatcccattgctgtttgtgggagcttgctgtgcgcaaattggctgctgcgttcgctacattacaacagtgactacacttcaaaagtactttattggctgtaaatcactatGAGACTtgaaaaggcgctacataaattcaagtttttttttgtatttcgCACCATGTTCCTCTCTACTAGAACCTTCAGTGATTTAATAAGAAATAAGCACAATGAGGCTGGGgaagatgaggtggagggaagCAGGGATGAAAATGACTCATGCTTTTGGACAGATTGTCCCAGTCAGGGGTCCTGCAGTTGTTCAGCCTGACTGATTGACAGGTCCCTCTGCTGATTGGGACTGGGATCATCTTCCACCTCCCACCCCCAGACTGAATTCCTGAACTTTGTGCTGATGCTCCTATATATAACCCCGACAGGAATGTGTGGTGAGTGGGACAGCTGGGCAGGCAATCAAATCAACCACACGCAGGCTGGTGGGAACAGCTTCAGATCAGTCTCGTCTCTCCCAGATTTTCACTATCGGCCATGGCGATTCCTATAGATCCAGTAGAGGAGCCACGTATTTACCAGCAGACTCTGCTGCAGGAGGGGCTCCGGGACCTGCTGGAGGACAATAAGTTTGTGGACTGTATCCTGAAGGTTAAGGGCAAGGAGTTTCCATGTCATAGGCTGGTGCTGGCAGCCTGCAGTCCCTACTTCCGAGCCATGTTCCTCTCGGACCTTGAGGAGAGCAAGAAGCGGGAGATCGCCCTGGAGGATGTGGAACCAGAAATGGTCGAGGTTCTCCTGCATTATATTTACACGTCTGAGGTCAAGCTGAGTGACAACAACGTGCAGGACATCTTCACGGCGGCCAACATGTTCCAGATCCCGTCCATCTTCACCGTCTGTATCTCCTACCTGCAGAAACGTCTGGGGCTCAGCAACTGTCTGGCCATTTTCAGGCTAGGGCTGATGCTGGACTGTCCCAGGTTGGCTGTGGCAGCCAGGGACTTTGCCTGCGAGCACTTCAACTTGATCAGCAAGGACCAGGACTTTCTCCAGTTGACCCCCAACGAGATGATCGCCATCATTGCCAGCGACTCCCTCAATGTGGAAAAGGAAGAGGTGGTCTTTGAGGCGGTGATAAGTTGGGCAGCCCATGAAGAGAGCCACGTCAAGGCCTTGCCGGAGTTGTTCGACTGCATACGCTTCTGCCTGATGCCCAAGGAGTACCTGAAGGAGCACGTCGAGGCGAACCAAATGGTCAAGTCAAACCCGGAGCTCGTCAAGAAGATTCAGTTGGTGAAAGACGCCCAGGAGGGCAGACTGCCCCCGGCAAAGACCAAGAAAGAGAAGGCAACTGCCACGAGAACGAAAGATGGAGAAGACGCAGCCGGCGGTGAggccgaggaggaagaggaagagctgGCCCCCGGCATCTTGAATGAAAACCTACGGTTTGGCATGTTTGTGAAAGACTTGATCTTCATGATCAATGATGAGGCTACCGTGGCCTATGATCCCACCACCAACGAGTGCTATTTTGCCTCCATCTCAACTAAGATTCCCAAAAACCACGTCAGCATAGTGACCAAGCAGAACCAGATCTTTGTCACCGGTGGCCTCTATTACATTGAAGACAATAAGGAAAACCCGCTCCACTCCTACTTCTTACAGGTAGGCAAGTCAAAGCTTTGCTTTGAACTCACTTCATTCCTGTCTGTGATGTTGGTGATATGTAAAGTGCACAGggcagggaaagggaggagggagggagttcTTTGAAAAGTGATATTTAGAATTTAACTCAAATATACCCAAGGTGCATTTAAGGGGGCTCTAGATAAAATAACAAGTGGAGAAAAGCAACAGATGGTTATCCTAAAAGAGTTAGagtagggatgggaggaggctcgtgtggagcataaacactagcatgggcctgatgggccgaatggcctgtttctgcgttgTAAAGTCTATCTAACACTAAGACATGAATTTAAGCCTGCACATAAAGGGGAAGGCAATTGAGAAAAGATTGTGAGCAACTCCCACAGTGGGTAAATGTTTGCTATGTTAgggaagatcccaggtttgattccCAGCCTGCGCTGAGGGGACTGCTGCAACTGGCCTCAGTGCCTTTGAGCTAGGGACTTAGTTCTAGTTCTTAAACTTGATCTGCAAGTTGAGATGAAATTCAATCCCCTAACAATGAATTGTGCTTCCTCTGTGCTCAGGATTGTATTTGTTACAATACTTTAACTGCTGTTCAACAAAGCTTCCAGAGACAAGCCTCTGATTAAAATCTCTCCTTATGTGCAAAACTGGTTAATCTGGGGGAAATAGTGACGCCTCCTACAGTTCATCAATTGTTCTAGATCTCTCAGAAATACATCATTAACAGGCTAAAATCTAAATTGTATTTATATTTAAAAAGTATAATTACACAGAAAAGAAAAGTGATTGAATGATCTTTAAAGTGGAAACAAGGAGATAGTTAAATGGCAGAAGTAATATTAGCCTGAGA
This region includes:
- the klhl40b gene encoding kelch-like protein 40b — encoded protein: MAIPIDPVEEPRIYQQTLLQEGLRDLLEDNKFVDCILKVKGKEFPCHRLVLAACSPYFRAMFLSDLEESKKREIALEDVEPEMVEVLLHYIYTSEVKLSDNNVQDIFTAANMFQIPSIFTVCISYLQKRLGLSNCLAIFRLGLMLDCPRLAVAARDFACEHFNLISKDQDFLQLTPNEMIAIIASDSLNVEKEEVVFEAVISWAAHEESHVKALPELFDCIRFCLMPKEYLKEHVEANQMVKSNPELVKKIQLVKDAQEGRLPPAKTKKEKATATRTKDGEDAAGGEAEEEEEELAPGILNENLRFGMFVKDLIFMINDEATVAYDPTTNECYFASISTKIPKNHVSIVTKQNQIFVTGGLYYIEDNKENPLHSYFLQFDHLDSDWLGMPPLPSPRCLFGLGEAENAIYVIGGKEVNEGEKMLDTVMCYDRHTFKWGEADPLPYEVYGHSVVSHNGLVYVIGGKGKDKKCLNKVCVYNPQRFEWKELAPMKTARSLFGASVHRDKIWVATGVTDSGLTGSIEVYDITANKWKEEAEFPQERSSLSLVTLSNCLYAIGGFTMVQSESGDFVPTEINDIWKYDDDKEEWFGILREIPYAATATFLPVRLNILRMNKL